The Shewanella mangrovisoli genome has a window encoding:
- the prpC gene encoding bifunctional 2-methylcitrate synthase/citrate synthase has protein sequence MSDAKKLSGAGLRGQSAGETALSTVGVSGSGLTYRGYDVKDLAENATFEEVAHLILYGELPTTAQLEAYKTKLKGMRGLPQALKEVLERIPADAHPMDVMRTGCSMLGNLEAEHSFNEQSAIADRLLAAFPSIICYWYRFSHDGVRIETETNDEQIGAHFLHLLHGKAPSALHAKVMDVSLILYAEHEFNASTFTARVCASTLSDMHSCVTGAIGSLRGPLHGGANEAAMELIQDMKDEADARDVLMGKLERKEKIMGFGHAIYRESDPRNAIIKEWSEKLAADFGDDRLYRVSVACEELMWEQKKLFCNADFFHASAYHFMGIPTKLFTPIFVCSRVTGWTAHVMEQRSNNRIIRPSADYVGVALRKVVPISDR, from the coding sequence ATGTCAGACGCAAAAAAATTATCAGGTGCTGGTTTACGTGGACAAAGCGCGGGTGAAACCGCATTAAGTACAGTCGGTGTATCGGGCAGCGGCCTGACCTACCGCGGTTACGATGTAAAGGATCTGGCTGAAAACGCGACCTTCGAAGAAGTCGCTCACCTCATCCTTTACGGCGAACTGCCAACCACTGCACAACTCGAAGCCTATAAAACCAAATTAAAAGGCATGCGCGGCCTGCCGCAAGCATTAAAAGAAGTGTTGGAACGCATTCCAGCCGACGCCCATCCAATGGATGTAATGCGTACCGGTTGTTCTATGCTGGGTAACCTTGAAGCCGAGCACAGCTTTAACGAGCAAAGCGCCATTGCCGACCGTTTACTGGCGGCGTTCCCATCGATCATCTGCTACTGGTATCGCTTTAGCCACGATGGCGTGCGTATCGAGACTGAAACTAACGACGAGCAAATCGGTGCCCACTTCCTGCACCTGCTGCATGGCAAAGCGCCATCGGCACTGCACGCTAAGGTGATGGATGTATCGTTAATTCTGTATGCAGAGCATGAGTTTAACGCTTCTACCTTTACCGCCCGTGTGTGTGCATCAACCCTGTCGGATATGCATTCCTGTGTGACTGGTGCTATCGGTTCACTGCGTGGCCCGCTGCACGGCGGCGCTAACGAAGCGGCGATGGAACTGATCCAAGACATGAAAGACGAAGCCGATGCCCGTGATGTGCTGATGGGTAAACTCGAGCGTAAAGAGAAGATCATGGGCTTTGGCCACGCCATCTACCGTGAATCGGATCCACGTAACGCCATCATTAAAGAATGGTCAGAGAAACTGGCTGCCGACTTCGGTGACGATCGCCTCTACCGCGTATCAGTCGCCTGTGAAGAACTGATGTGGGAACAGAAAAAACTCTTCTGTAACGCTGACTTCTTCCACGCCAGCGCTTACCACTTCATGGGCATTCCAACTAAGTTATTTACCCCGATCTTCGTATGTTCGCGTGTAACGGGTTGGACTGCACACGTGATGGAGCAACGCTCAAATAACCGCATTATTCGCCCAAGTGCTGATTATGTGGGTGTGGCGTTACGTAAAGTCGTGCCAATTTCGGACCGTTAA
- the prpB gene encoding methylisocitrate lyase, giving the protein MTQSAGLRFRQALANSNPLQIVGTTNAYFALMAEQTGVQALYLSGAGVANASYGLPDLGMTSMNDVLIDAGRITSATKLPLLVDIDTGWGGAFNIARTIKEFEKVGVAAVHMEDQVSQKRCGHRPNKAVVSTEEMVDRIKAAVDARTDPNFVIMARTDAVAVEGLEAGIERAKAYIAAGADMIFAEALTELDQYRHFKAHVNAPILANMTEFGQTQLFNKEELAEAGADMVLYPLSTFRAANQAALKVMQALMNDGHQRNVVDTMQTRKELYQYLGYHAFEDKLDQLFSQDK; this is encoded by the coding sequence ATGACTCAAAGCGCCGGACTCCGTTTCCGCCAAGCCCTAGCCAATTCAAACCCCCTGCAAATCGTAGGTACCACTAACGCCTATTTCGCCCTGATGGCGGAGCAAACCGGTGTTCAAGCCCTGTACTTATCGGGCGCTGGCGTGGCGAACGCCTCCTACGGTTTACCGGATTTAGGCATGACCTCAATGAACGACGTGCTAATCGATGCGGGCCGTATTACCTCTGCAACCAAGCTGCCATTACTGGTCGATATCGACACAGGTTGGGGCGGCGCGTTTAACATCGCACGCACCATTAAAGAGTTTGAAAAAGTAGGCGTTGCCGCCGTTCACATGGAAGACCAAGTGTCGCAAAAACGCTGCGGCCACAGACCGAACAAAGCCGTGGTGAGCACAGAGGAAATGGTTGACCGTATCAAGGCTGCCGTCGATGCCCGTACCGATCCTAACTTTGTGATCATGGCGCGTACCGATGCGGTTGCCGTTGAAGGATTAGAAGCAGGTATCGAGCGTGCTAAGGCTTATATTGCTGCGGGTGCCGATATGATTTTCGCCGAAGCCTTAACTGAACTTGACCAATATCGCCACTTTAAAGCCCATGTTAACGCGCCGATCCTGGCGAACATGACCGAATTTGGCCAAACCCAGCTGTTCAACAAAGAAGAACTGGCTGAAGCTGGGGCCGACATGGTGCTGTACCCATTAAGTACTTTCCGCGCGGCCAACCAAGCTGCACTGAAAGTGATGCAAGCCTTGATGAATGACGGTCATCAACGCAACGTGGTCGACACCATGCAGACCCGTAAAGAGCTGTACCAATACTTGGGCTACCACGCCTTTGAAGACAAGTTAGATCAACTGTTTAGCCAAGATAAGTAA
- a CDS encoding DUF523 domain-containing protein, producing the protein MEKILISSCLLGQAVRYDGGHNLLQDEWMQRWQREGRIVAFCPECAGGLPTPRPAAERVGEAVLTAQGEDVTAAFRLGAQKALVLAQDQGIKIAILKARSPSCGNQHIYDGTFSKRLIAGQGMTAELLQAAGVSVFNETELAQAATRLAQLEAESAG; encoded by the coding sequence ATGGAGAAAATCCTCATTAGCAGTTGTTTGCTCGGGCAGGCGGTACGTTATGACGGTGGTCATAATCTGCTGCAAGACGAGTGGATGCAGCGATGGCAGCGAGAAGGCCGCATAGTGGCGTTTTGTCCTGAATGTGCGGGCGGATTACCCACACCAAGGCCTGCGGCCGAACGTGTCGGCGAGGCAGTGCTAACGGCGCAGGGGGAGGATGTAACAGCGGCCTTTAGGCTGGGAGCACAAAAGGCGCTTGTTCTGGCTCAGGATCAAGGTATTAAGATTGCGATTTTAAAGGCGCGTAGTCCTTCCTGTGGCAATCAACATATTTATGATGGCACTTTCAGTAAACGTTTAATCGCAGGACAGGGAATGACGGCGGAATTACTGCAGGCGGCGGGTGTGAGCGTGTTTAATGAAACCGAATTAGCGCAAGCGGCAACGAGGTTGGCACAGCTTGAGGCGGAATCAGCGGGCTAG
- the prpF gene encoding 2-methylaconitate cis-trans isomerase PrpF, with protein MSKNPFPPQIKVAATYMRGGTSKGVFFRLQDLPEAAQVPGPARDALLLRVIGSPDPYGKQIDGMGGATSSTSKTVILSKSTQADHDVDYLFGQVSIDKPFVDWSGNCGNLTAAVGAFAISNGLIDAERIPQNGICTVRIWQANIAKTIIAHVPITNGEVQETGDFELDGVTFPAAEVQIEFMNPAADEDGDGGSMFPTGNLVDVLEVPGVGSFKATMINAGIPTIFINAEDLGYTGTELQDDINSDNTALAKFETIRAHGAVRMGLIKHIDEAAARQHTPKVAFVAKPKSYVSSSGKAVAAEEIDLLVRALSMGKLHHAMMGTAAVAIGTAAAIPGTLVNLAAGGGEKEAVRFGHPSGTLRVGAQAMQTNGEWTVVKAIMSRSARVLMEGFVRVPTA; from the coding sequence ATGAGCAAGAATCCGTTTCCGCCCCAGATTAAAGTAGCCGCAACTTATATGCGCGGCGGTACCAGCAAAGGGGTGTTTTTCCGTTTACAGGACTTACCTGAGGCGGCCCAAGTACCCGGCCCAGCTCGAGATGCCCTGCTGCTGCGCGTGATTGGCAGCCCAGATCCCTATGGTAAACAGATTGATGGTATGGGCGGCGCTACCTCAAGCACCAGCAAAACCGTGATTCTGTCTAAAAGCACCCAAGCAGACCACGATGTTGACTATCTATTCGGCCAAGTATCAATCGACAAACCCTTTGTGGATTGGAGCGGAAATTGTGGCAACTTAACCGCCGCCGTCGGCGCCTTTGCCATTAGCAATGGCCTGATTGATGCCGAGCGCATCCCGCAAAACGGTATCTGTACCGTGCGTATTTGGCAGGCCAATATCGCTAAAACCATTATTGCCCACGTCCCTATCACCAATGGTGAAGTGCAGGAGACTGGTGATTTTGAGCTCGATGGCGTGACTTTCCCCGCCGCCGAAGTGCAAATCGAATTTATGAATCCCGCAGCCGATGAAGACGGAGATGGTGGCAGCATGTTCCCCACGGGTAACTTAGTGGATGTGCTCGAAGTACCGGGCGTTGGCAGCTTTAAGGCGACCATGATTAACGCGGGCATCCCGACCATCTTTATCAATGCCGAAGACTTAGGTTACACGGGCACTGAGCTGCAGGACGATATCAACAGCGATAACACCGCCCTTGCCAAGTTTGAAACCATTCGCGCCCATGGCGCGGTGCGTATGGGGCTAATCAAGCATATTGATGAAGCGGCCGCACGCCAACACACGCCAAAGGTAGCGTTTGTGGCTAAGCCGAAAAGCTATGTTTCATCGAGTGGTAAAGCTGTCGCAGCAGAGGAAATCGACCTGCTGGTTCGCGCCCTTTCCATGGGTAAATTACACCATGCGATGATGGGCACGGCTGCTGTGGCGATTGGCACAGCGGCGGCGATTCCTGGCACTTTAGTGAATCTCGCGGCAGGCGGTGGTGAAAAAGAAGCAGTGCGCTTTGGTCACCCATCAGGCACCCTTCGCGTCGGCGCGCAGGCCATGCAAACAAACGGCGAATGGACTGTCGTCAAAGCCATTATGAGCCGCAGTGCCCGCGTGCTAATGGAAGGCTTTGTTCGCGTACCTACGGCTTAA
- a CDS encoding GntR family transcriptional regulator: MLKQETIFPTDDTPSSVAHAATSTTNKVKSLASEKSSTTLADQILVQIQTSIIKGELPAGSKINEQALAEKYGISRGPTREALQTLERQRLVVRVPHVGARVAQLTVSELNDLYQLRSVLEGMACELAASRITPEQLAKLQDLLAVQEAALANGDTYFQEEGDVDFHYQIIQASGNKHLQETLIGGLYHLLRMYRYQCTNQNRPVKAIAEHRRIVEAIAQRDGELAGLLMRRHIEQGRKNTELRLIELQANAAS; this comes from the coding sequence ATGTTGAAGCAAGAGACCATATTCCCCACAGATGACACCCCAAGCTCAGTGGCCCATGCCGCGACGAGCACAACGAATAAGGTGAAATCCCTCGCCAGCGAAAAATCGTCGACCACTTTAGCCGACCAAATTTTGGTGCAAATTCAAACCAGCATCATTAAGGGTGAACTGCCTGCTGGAAGTAAAATCAACGAGCAAGCTCTGGCCGAAAAATACGGCATCAGCCGCGGCCCTACCCGTGAAGCGCTGCAAACCCTTGAGAGACAACGCTTAGTCGTACGTGTACCGCATGTTGGCGCCCGCGTTGCCCAGCTCACAGTGAGTGAACTGAACGATCTCTACCAATTACGTAGTGTGCTCGAAGGTATGGCCTGTGAACTCGCCGCCAGCCGCATCACCCCTGAACAGCTTGCGAAGTTGCAAGACCTGCTCGCCGTACAAGAAGCGGCCTTAGCCAATGGCGACACCTATTTTCAGGAGGAAGGCGATGTCGACTTCCACTACCAAATCATTCAAGCCAGCGGCAATAAGCACCTGCAGGAAACCCTGATCGGTGGTCTCTACCACCTGCTGCGGATGTACCGCTACCAATGCACCAACCAGAATCGCCCAGTAAAAGCGATTGCCGAACATAGACGTATTGTCGAAGCCATCGCCCAACGAGACGGCGAATTAGCTGGGCTACTGATGCGCCGCCACATTGAGCAAGGCCGTAAAAATACCGAATTACGCTTGATTGAATTACAAGCCAATGCCGCCAGCTGA
- a CDS encoding acyltransferase has translation MGTLFSQLKGCIAFLGYVVNTLFWVIPIVLGSLIKLIPLPPLRTAISYFLDFCASAWISVNGVIERVLHPVDVELTGDTQFSTKEWYMVIANHQSWVDILILQRVFNRRIPFLKFFLKQELLYVPVLGLAWWALDFPFMRRYSTAQLKKNPKLKGKDIEITRKACAKFKTKPVSVMNFVEGTRFTKAKHKKQNSQFQHLLKPKAGGMAFALSAMGEQIHKLVDVAIYYPGPVPSFWDYLTGKLPKVKVHIKVSDIAPDMRGDYMNDRDFKIGFQEQLNDIWLAKDQVLSQLAGQADQEVR, from the coding sequence ATGGGGACGCTGTTTTCACAATTAAAAGGCTGCATTGCCTTCTTAGGCTATGTCGTGAATACCTTGTTTTGGGTTATACCTATAGTGCTCGGCAGCCTGATAAAGCTTATCCCTCTGCCACCACTGAGAACGGCCATCAGCTACTTTCTCGACTTTTGCGCGAGTGCCTGGATCAGCGTCAATGGTGTGATTGAACGTGTGCTGCACCCAGTCGACGTCGAACTCACGGGTGACACCCAATTCTCGACCAAAGAATGGTATATGGTGATTGCTAACCATCAGTCTTGGGTAGATATTTTAATCCTGCAACGGGTGTTTAACCGCCGCATTCCCTTCCTGAAGTTCTTCCTCAAACAGGAACTGCTTTATGTACCAGTATTAGGACTGGCGTGGTGGGCATTGGACTTTCCCTTTATGCGCCGTTATAGCACGGCACAGCTGAAGAAAAATCCAAAGCTTAAAGGCAAAGATATTGAAATTACACGTAAAGCCTGCGCGAAATTTAAGACAAAACCCGTCAGTGTGATGAACTTTGTCGAGGGCACGCGCTTTACTAAGGCTAAACATAAAAAGCAAAACTCACAGTTCCAACATCTGTTAAAACCCAAAGCGGGCGGCATGGCCTTCGCGCTATCGGCGATGGGAGAACAGATCCACAAGTTAGTGGATGTTGCGATTTACTACCCGGGGCCAGTCCCTAGCTTTTGGGACTACCTGACAGGCAAGCTGCCAAAGGTTAAAGTACACATCAAAGTGAGTGATATCGCGCCGGACATGCGTGGCGACTACATGAATGACCGTGATTTCAAAATTGGCTTCCAAGAACAATTGAACGACATTTGGCTCGCTAAAGACCAAGTGCTCAGCCAACTGGCTGGCCAAGCGGACCAAGAAGTAAGGTAA
- the acnD gene encoding Fe/S-dependent 2-methylisocitrate dehydratase AcnD: MTTAMNTLYRKPLPGTALDYFDTREAVEAISPGAYAKLPYTSRVLAENLVRRCEPEALTASLKQIIESKQELDFPWFPARVVCHDILGQTALVDLAGLRDAIAAKGGDPAQVNPVVPTQLIVDHSLAVEYGGFDKDAFAKNRAIEDRRNEDRFHFINWTQKAFKNIDVIPQGNGIMHQINLERMSPVVHARDGVAFPDTLVGTDSHTPHVDALGVIAIGVGGLEAESVMLGRASYMRLPDIIGVELTGKPQPGITATDIVLALTEFLRKEKVVSSYLEFFGEGAEALTLGDRATISNMTPEFGATAAMFYIDQQTLDYLTLTGRSDEQVKLVETYAKTTGLWSDDLKHAEYPRTLHFDLSSVVRTIAGPSNPHARVPTSELAARGISGVVENEPGLMPDGAVIIAAITSCTNTSNPRNVIAAGLLARNANAKGLSRKPWVKSSLAPGSKAVQLYLEEANLLPELESLGFGIVGFACTTCNGMSGALDPVIQQEVIDRDLYATAVLSGNRNFDGRIHPYAKQAFLASPPLVVAYAIAGTIRFDIEKDVLGHDKDGNPVRLIDIWPSDAEIDAVIAKSVKPEQFRKVYEPMFDLSVDYGDKVTPLYDWRPQSTYIRRPPYWEGALAGERTLKGMRPLAVLGDNITTDHLSPSNAIMMDSAAGEYLHKMGLPEEDFNSYATHRGDHLTAQRATFANPKLKNEMAIVDGKVKQGSLARIEPEGQVTRMWEAIETYMDRKQPLIIIAGADYGQGSSRDWAAKGVRLAGVEAIVAEGFERIHRTNLVGMGVLPLEFKAGENRATYGIDGTEVFDVYGDIAPRADLTVIITRKNGERVEVPVTCRLDTAEEVSIYSAGGVLQRFAQDFLESNLK; the protein is encoded by the coding sequence ATGACCACAGCCATGAATACCTTATATCGCAAGCCCTTACCAGGCACAGCGCTCGACTATTTCGACACCCGTGAAGCCGTTGAAGCCATCAGCCCCGGCGCCTACGCGAAACTGCCCTACACCTCTCGAGTACTCGCTGAAAACTTAGTCCGTCGCTGCGAGCCAGAGGCGCTCACCGCCTCACTAAAACAAATTATTGAATCAAAACAAGAACTGGATTTCCCTTGGTTCCCAGCCCGCGTCGTGTGCCACGATATTTTGGGCCAAACTGCGCTGGTTGATCTTGCGGGTCTGCGTGATGCGATTGCCGCTAAGGGTGGCGATCCAGCGCAGGTTAACCCTGTGGTGCCAACGCAGCTGATTGTTGACCACTCGCTGGCAGTGGAATACGGCGGCTTCGATAAGGACGCCTTTGCAAAAAACCGCGCCATCGAAGACAGACGCAACGAAGACAGGTTCCACTTTATCAACTGGACGCAAAAAGCCTTTAAAAACATTGATGTTATCCCACAGGGTAACGGCATCATGCACCAAATTAACCTAGAACGTATGTCACCTGTGGTACATGCGCGCGATGGCGTTGCCTTCCCAGATACCTTAGTGGGCACCGACAGTCACACGCCACACGTAGATGCGCTGGGCGTTATCGCTATTGGTGTGGGTGGACTCGAAGCCGAAAGCGTAATGTTAGGCCGCGCCTCTTATATGCGTCTGCCAGACATTATCGGCGTTGAGTTAACGGGCAAACCGCAGCCTGGCATTACTGCCACCGATATCGTTTTAGCCCTGACCGAATTCCTGCGTAAGGAAAAAGTGGTTTCATCCTACTTAGAGTTCTTCGGTGAAGGCGCAGAGGCCTTAACACTCGGCGATCGCGCAACTATCTCTAACATGACCCCTGAATTTGGCGCCACCGCCGCCATGTTCTACATCGACCAACAAACGCTGGACTACTTAACCCTGACGGGCCGTAGCGACGAGCAAGTTAAATTGGTTGAGACCTATGCGAAGACAACTGGTTTGTGGAGCGATGATCTTAAACATGCAGAATACCCACGTACCCTGCACTTTGATCTGTCATCGGTAGTGCGCACTATCGCAGGCCCTTCTAACCCACACGCCCGCGTGCCAACCTCTGAGCTTGCCGCACGCGGCATCAGCGGCGTGGTTGAAAACGAACCCGGCCTAATGCCAGATGGCGCAGTGATTATTGCCGCTATCACCAGCTGCACCAACACCAGTAACCCACGCAACGTGATTGCGGCGGGCCTACTGGCACGCAACGCCAATGCCAAGGGCTTAAGCCGTAAACCTTGGGTTAAGAGCTCTTTAGCCCCCGGCTCTAAAGCAGTGCAACTGTATTTAGAAGAAGCCAATTTGCTGCCAGAACTTGAATCCCTAGGCTTCGGTATCGTCGGTTTTGCCTGTACTACCTGTAACGGCATGAGCGGCGCGCTCGACCCTGTTATCCAGCAGGAAGTGATTGACCGCGACCTTTACGCCACCGCCGTGTTATCTGGTAACCGTAACTTCGACGGTCGTATCCATCCTTATGCTAAGCAAGCCTTCCTCGCATCCCCGCCGTTAGTGGTGGCCTATGCGATCGCAGGTACCATCCGCTTCGATATCGAGAAGGATGTGTTAGGTCACGATAAAGACGGCAACCCAGTTCGCCTCATCGACATTTGGCCAAGCGACGCTGAAATCGATGCCGTGATAGCGAAAAGCGTTAAGCCGGAGCAGTTCCGCAAAGTCTACGAGCCGATGTTTGATCTAAGCGTCGACTACGGCGATAAGGTCACGCCACTGTACGACTGGCGTCCACAATCGACCTATATCCGCCGACCACCTTACTGGGAAGGCGCATTAGCGGGCGAGCGTACCCTCAAGGGCATGCGTCCTCTAGCCGTATTAGGCGACAACATCACCACCGACCATTTATCGCCATCGAACGCGATTATGATGGACAGTGCGGCGGGTGAATACCTGCATAAGATGGGTCTGCCAGAGGAAGATTTTAACTCCTATGCCACCCACAGGGGCGACCACTTAACCGCCCAGCGCGCGACCTTTGCCAACCCTAAACTTAAAAACGAGATGGCGATAGTCGATGGTAAGGTGAAACAGGGCTCACTGGCGCGTATCGAACCAGAAGGTCAAGTGACTCGTATGTGGGAAGCTATTGAAACCTATATGGATCGTAAGCAGCCGCTGATCATTATCGCCGGCGCCGACTATGGTCAGGGATCATCCCGTGACTGGGCCGCCAAGGGCGTGCGTTTAGCGGGCGTTGAGGCCATTGTTGCCGAAGGCTTCGAGCGTATTCACCGCACTAACTTAGTGGGTATGGGTGTATTACCGCTGGAATTCAAAGCGGGCGAGAATCGCGCGACCTACGGCATCGATGGTACTGAAGTGTTTGACGTTTATGGTGACATAGCACCACGTGCAGATCTGACTGTGATCATCACCCGTAAAAACGGTGAGCGTGTCGAAGTGCCAGTGACCTGCCGTTTAGATACCGCAGAAGAAGTGTCTATCTACTCGGCTGGCGGCGTGCTGCAACGTTTTGCGCAGGACTTTTTAGAGTCAAATCTGAAGTAA
- a CDS encoding acyltransferase has protein sequence MLNFLPGPVLFILSLSLLIINTALWGTLVCLGGVVKMLMPVPSARNAVTALMNRFMWAWASCNGGILYLIAKIEWDVQGLEGLDKNGWYLLISNHLSGFDIAAQTYLLRNHIPMLKFFLKKELIYVPIMGLGCWALDMPFMDRTSPAKLKKNPKLKGKDLATTRRACEKFKNMPTSIINYVEGSRFTEDKRQRQDSPYRHLLRPKAGGIAFTLSAMGEQFTNLLDVTLVYPDAPDDVLFGVMNGKVHKIVVRVRALPVPQVDATRYFAESEYRVEFQRWLNQIWVEKDEQIDALLLQHRQLTDSATSTHTQLH, from the coding sequence ATGTTGAATTTCCTTCCCGGCCCAGTGCTGTTTATTCTCAGTCTGAGCCTGCTGATCATTAACACCGCTCTTTGGGGAACCTTGGTTTGCCTCGGTGGTGTAGTGAAAATGCTGATGCCAGTCCCAAGTGCACGCAACGCCGTGACCGCACTGATGAACCGTTTTATGTGGGCATGGGCGAGCTGCAATGGTGGCATTTTATATTTGATTGCCAAAATCGAGTGGGATGTCCAAGGCCTCGAAGGATTGGATAAAAACGGCTGGTACTTGTTGATCAGTAACCACCTCAGTGGCTTTGATATTGCCGCGCAAACCTATCTGCTGCGTAACCATATCCCTATGCTGAAGTTCTTCCTCAAGAAAGAGCTGATCTATGTCCCCATTATGGGCCTAGGTTGCTGGGCGCTCGACATGCCCTTTATGGACAGAACCAGCCCGGCAAAACTCAAGAAAAATCCAAAGCTTAAGGGTAAAGATTTAGCCACCACTCGCCGCGCCTGTGAGAAGTTTAAAAATATGCCCACCTCGATCATTAACTATGTTGAGGGCAGCCGCTTTACCGAAGACAAGCGCCAGCGTCAGGATTCGCCTTACCGCCATTTACTCCGTCCTAAGGCGGGCGGTATTGCCTTTACCCTGTCGGCCATGGGTGAGCAATTTACCAATCTGTTGGATGTGACCTTAGTGTATCCCGATGCACCGGATGATGTGTTATTCGGCGTGATGAACGGCAAAGTGCATAAGATTGTAGTGCGAGTTCGCGCCTTACCTGTGCCGCAAGTCGATGCGACTCGCTACTTTGCCGAATCCGAGTACCGCGTCGAGTTTCAGCGTTGGTTAAACCAAATTTGGGTCGAGAAGGACGAGCAAATCGATGCGTTATTACTGCAACATCGACAGCTGACGGATAGCGCCACCAGCACCCACACACAGCTTCACTGA